Genomic DNA from Thermomicrobiales bacterium:
TGCTCGGGCGACAGTGGCTTCGGCTCCGGGGTTTCGTCGTTCACGAATCGCAGGTCCCTTCCGACATCGGCAACTGTTCCGGCGCATATCGTCACCGACCTGCGCCGAGAGCGCAAGCAACAGCCGTCTCTCGCGTCTGTTTCGGCATTACCCTATCATCGTCAGCATGTTGTGGCGCGCGGGCGCTCGTTTGACAGGGTAATGAAGGAATACGCATGCGCTGGACATTGGACGACATTTCGACCGCCCGGGACCGATTGCGCGGCGTCGCAGCGCGCTCACCACTCTTAAGGCTGCACGAAAGCGATTCCATCTGGATCAAGCTGGAGATGCTGCAGCCGATTGGCTCATTCAAGATTCGCGGTGCTTACAACGCGATCGCTGCTCGCATGGAGCGTGGCGCGCTTGATGAGGTCACGACACTTTCCGCCGGCAACATGTCGCAGGCCGTGGCGTGGTCAGCGCGCCGCCTCGGGCTGCGCTCCACCGCCATCATGCCGGCCGATGCGCCGGAGATGAAGAAAGCGGCCACTCGTGGCTACGGAGCTCAGATTGAGCTGATCTCGCGTTCCGAGATCATGACGGCGATGCAGGATGGACGCTTCAACGACCGGCCCGGCTTCATTCACCCGTTCAACGATCCGCTGGTTGCAGCGGGCAACGGCACCATCGGCCTGGAGATTCTGGAAGACCTGCCGGATGTCGAGACGGTGATCGTACCGGTCGGCGGCGGTGGGCTGGTGCTTGGCATCGCCTCGGCGATCAAAGAGACGCTTCCTGACGTGAAGATCTTTGGCGTGCAACCGGTGGGCGGCAGCGCGCTTGCCATCTCGCTGGCTGCCGGTGAGCCACGGACCACCCCGTACGAGACGTTCGTCGACGGTGCGGGTGCGCCGTTCGTTGCTGCCGACTCATTCCCCGACTTCCAGCGACTGCTGGCTGGTTGCCTCACGGTGACCGATAACGAAACCAAAGCGGCCATTGCGCGACTGGCAACGCGCAACAAACTTCTGACTGAAGGCGCAGGCGCTCTTGCCGTCGCAGCCGCACTGGCGCTGCCCGAAGAGCAGCGTGGCAAGACGGTCTGCATCCTCAGCGGCGGGAGCATCGACCCTGCACTAGTCGCCGACATCCTCCGAGACTACGCCTGAGCACGCACCATCAGGAGGCCACACCATGACTACCGCCGAACCAGCACGTAACCTGCTCGCCATCACGCCGGTGAAAGCGAACGATGCGACTATCGCTCGCTGGCTTGGCGCAATCGAAAACTCGCGCCGGCGCACCCTCGATCTCCTGTGCGACATCAACCCAGTCGCGATCGACTGGCAGCGCGACGGCGAAAACACGATCGGGACACTGCTCTATCACATCGCGGCGATCGAGGCGGACTGGCTCTACTGCGAAGTCCTCACTCAGCCGTTTCCCGAGGATGTCGTCGCGCTGTTCCCGTGGGATGTCCGCGATGCTGCCGGACGACTCTCCCACGTCGCCGGGCGCTCGATCGATGAACACGTGGAGCTTCTCGCAGCGATCCGGACCCGATTGCTGGCCGCATTCCAGCCGATGACGCTCTCCGACTTCCAGACGCTCCGCGTCCTACCCGACTACGACGTATCCCCCGAATGGGTGCTGCACCACCTGATGCAGCACGAGGCCGAACACCGGGGCCAGATCGACCTGACGCTGACTGCGTTTGCGGCGGATGTTGGACAACAGTGACGGGCCGATGACACCGGTACTCATCCGCCGCCGATACGTTCGCAGGGAGATCGCCCGGGAGCCCCACGGGCGTTGGCACTCCGCGACGGATCGGCCGAGGCGCTGTCCCTATGAACGTCCCGGCGGCGGCTTGCCTACCAGAAACACAGCGGTTGAATATTGAGGTCGCAACCGAAAGATCGCCCACCCATCCGACAAAGTCCAACGCAGGCGACCTGAACGATTGAGTACTCCGACACACCCCACTCCCCCGCCTTGACCAACCCACCCTGCCCCAGCTTCCCGCAAATTCGTGTATTCTCGCAGCCAGCATATCGAGCGGAAAACAACAGAGCATTGACGAGGAGCATGCTGTTATGACAAGCACTTCGAACGAGGAGCCGCGCTCCTACTGGCACGCGACTGCGCCGCCGCCGGTGCCGTCGGCGGACCTGCCGGACGCCAGCGATGTCGTCGTGATCGGCGGCGGCCAGGTCGGTACATGGACGGCGTACTGGCTGGCGCGCGCCGGCGCAGATGTCACGCTGATCGAACGGACAGCGATTAGTTGGGGGGCGACGGGCCGCAACGGCGGCTTCGTTTCAGCCGGCCTGGCTGACGGCTTCACTGCGACGGCTGCGCGAATCGGCGAGGAGGGCGCGTGGGGCGTCTGGCGCATCTCAGAGCAGGGTCGCGAGATCGTTCAGCAGATCATTGCCGAGGAAGGCATTGACTGCGACTACCGCGAGAACGGCACGATCGGCCTGATCCTCGGCGAGGACGAGCTGGACGTGAAGCACGCCAGCGTCGATGAGCTCGCCGCACACGGCGTCTCGATTGAGGCGCTGGATCGCAAGAGCCTGCAGGAGCTGATCCAGACACCTCTTGCGGATGAGATCGCCGGTGGCGTCTTTCACCCGCAGAATGCGCTCGTTCATTCGGCACGCTACCTGGCCGGCGTCGGCGCGGCCGCCCAGCGTCGCGGGGCTCGATTCTGCAGGGCGAACGTGACTCAGCTAAAGCCGGATGGCGACGGCACGCTCGTCGTGACCGAGCAGGGCACCGTTCGCGCTCGCCATGTCGTCGTGGGGGTCAACGCCTGGACCGACGAGCTGGTGCCGGGACTCAAGGGGCTCGTCGTGCCGGTGCGCGGCCAGATTCTGTCGTATGAGCCGATCCCGACGACATTCACCACCGGCGTCGGCGTGGCCGTGACACCGACCGGTGAATACTGGCAGCAGGCGCTCGACGGCTCGATTGTCATCGGCGGCTGCCGCGACGATGCGCCCAACAAGGATGTTGGTGTCCGCGATACGATCCCAACGCCCGATGTCATCTCTCGCATCGCCGATGTCATTCCGCGCCTGTTTCCGCAGCTCAACGGCTTGAAAATCGAACGAAGCTGGGCCGGGCTGATGGCATTCACCGCGGACTATCTGCCAGTGGCCGGGGAAGCGCCGGGTCTCCCGAACGTCTTCGTGGCTGGGGGCTTTTGCGGCCACGGCATGCCATTCGGTCCTCGTCTTGGCCAGCTCTTCACCGAAGCGATTACATCGGGCACGACGCCGGATGCGCTCTTCCCGCTGCGCGCCGATCGCCCGACGCTGACGCCAGTTGTCAGCACGGTATTCGAAGCAGTCGAATAACAGCAGCATCGAGCAAAACGCCCAGACCACCGGTTGTGGTCTGGGCGTTTCATAGCTCCCGTTTGTCGTGACTTGACATTACTGATTGATCACGTACGCTGGACTTGTCCGAATCCAGAATCTGCCTATTGCGATGTCTGATCTATCGGTGTTGAGGAGAGGAGCATCTATCGATGCGCGTCCCTGTGTCGCTCCGAACCCTGTTTGTGTTCGCTATCCTGCTCAGCTCAGTGCTTTCGATGGGGGCAGCCACACCGGCATCTGCCCAGAATCCGCGCTTGCCGAAGTCAATCGACTACTGGGCGCTCGGTGACTCACTCCCGGCCGGCACCGGGCTCGGTGATGACGCGCTCGGGCTCGACCTGACGCCATGTAAGCGCTCCTGGGACCGGTCATATCCGCAGCGCGTGGCGTCTGCCCTGCGCGCATCAATTCCGAACGTCAATTTCACTCGGGACCAGTTCCTCGCCTGCAATGGCGCGCGCATCACCTACGATGCGCAAGGCGTGGTGAATCGCTGTCTGCAGCATTTCTGGTGGAACCAGGACTGCAAGAACAAGATGCTCCACAATCAGGTTGACACCGTCATCCAGAAGCTGGAACAGAACAAGCGGAACGGCATCGCGAAGCCAACGCTGGTGACCATTACCGCAGGAATCAACGACCTGGACTATACGAATCCGGCGACGATCTATCAGGTGATTACATGGGGAGACGACTGGTTCAACTGGTATCTCAAGGAGCGCAGCGAGGGTGTGCGACTCGGTCTGACGGCTGAAATTGCCCGTCTGGCGAAGTATCCGAACGTTACGGTCGTCGTCACGGACGTGCACAATCCGTTCAACACCGACAGCATCATCTTCCACCTGCCGGGGAGCCAGTGCAGTGTCGCGCCGCCACCGTATCCGGGTGCTGCGTCGCTCGACTGCTACCAGCGCAGTGAGGATGCGGTGCATGCGATCAACCAGGCGATATCGGTTGCCCGCAGCCAGAACTTCCGCAGCGGTCCGATCGGGTTCGCGCAGCTCCACGACCTGTTCCACGGCCATGAGTCGCCGATGGCAAGTACGCCGCCGGGCATCGCGCCGTGCGGCTACGCTCCTCCGGGCACCGGCGAGACGTGGGTCCAGTACTCGACAGATCCAGCATCAAACTCGCGCCCGTTCCTGTTTGACGGGCTCGCGCAACTCCTCGTCCCGGGTATCGGGCAATGGACGGGAGATTGTGTCCATCCGAATGACCTCGGCGCACAGCAGTTTGCGAACGCCGTGTCAGGGATTGCGCTGGACATGCTCCACCAGTAGTAGCCACGCGCGCCACGACAGAAGCCGGATTCGTAATCCGCATCCGGCTTCTGATTCATTGGTCATCGCGAGCAACGCTGCGTGACCTGTGGATGAGGCGGCTTCGCTGTCAGACGCGATCGCGCTTGAGGAATCCGGTCATACAATGCACGCCGCCGCCGGCCTTCATCAGCTCGCTGATGTCAACTTCGAGGACTTCGAGCCCAGCAGCAGCATAACGTTCTGCCGACTTCTGGCCGCCCTTGGGCATCATGATCTTGCCCGGCTCCAGCGCGACGAAATTCATCGGCATCAAGCCATGCGCTTCTTCCTCAACGACTTCGACAATCTTGAAGCCGCGCTCCTGTAGCTTACGGACAACCGGAGACGGTGTCCGATACGGCCAGACAACGGCGACGTCGGTGCTGGCCAGTGCCAGGACGCCGTCGAGGTGCATCGCACCCCACGCGAGCTGGACACGGACGATCTCCTTGACGCCGATCTCACGCAACATGCGCTCGACCTGGTCAGCACCAGCCGTGTTGGTGCGGAGCCCCTCCGCCAGGAAGCAAAGATCGTCGTCCACCCACAGGCAATCAGCACCCTCGAATGTGCCGGAGCCATGGACCGACATGAGGATTGGCACGCCGTTACGGCCGAGCGCCTCGGCAACGAAGCGCTCCTCGCCGGCCCGGACCGTCGAGGCGGGACGGGTGATGATCGCACCTTCGGGGGTCATCAGCAGGAGGTCGCGGATAAACATCTGATTTGGCTTGTCGTCGCGATTGTTCTCGACGTAGTAGACCGAGACGCCGTTGGCCTCGTACATATCGGCCATGACGTCGTG
This window encodes:
- a CDS encoding arginine deiminase family protein, translated to MSLSAAYGGEKWSPRTNDMRADMREQWGDWGSGSEVGRLRAVLLRRPGSELDNIADFDAVQMRADLNPDLARVQHDVMADMYEANGVSVYYVENNRDDKPNQMFIRDLLLMTPEGAIITRPASTVRAGEERFVAEALGRNGVPILMSVHGSGTFEGADCLWVDDDLCFLAEGLRTNTAGADQVERMLREIGVKEIVRVQLAWGAMHLDGVLALASTDVAVVWPYRTPSPVVRKLQERGFKIVEVVEEEAHGLMPMNFVALEPGKIMMPKGGQKSAERYAAAGLEVLEVDISELMKAGGGVHCMTGFLKRDRV
- a CDS encoding GDSL-type esterase/lipase family protein, which gives rise to MRVPVSLRTLFVFAILLSSVLSMGAATPASAQNPRLPKSIDYWALGDSLPAGTGLGDDALGLDLTPCKRSWDRSYPQRVASALRASIPNVNFTRDQFLACNGARITYDAQGVVNRCLQHFWWNQDCKNKMLHNQVDTVIQKLEQNKRNGIAKPTLVTITAGINDLDYTNPATIYQVITWGDDWFNWYLKERSEGVRLGLTAEIARLAKYPNVTVVVTDVHNPFNTDSIIFHLPGSQCSVAPPPYPGAASLDCYQRSEDAVHAINQAISVARSQNFRSGPIGFAQLHDLFHGHESPMASTPPGIAPCGYAPPGTGETWVQYSTDPASNSRPFLFDGLAQLLVPGIGQWTGDCVHPNDLGAQQFANAVSGIALDMLHQ
- a CDS encoding FAD-binding oxidoreductase is translated as MTSTSNEEPRSYWHATAPPPVPSADLPDASDVVVIGGGQVGTWTAYWLARAGADVTLIERTAISWGATGRNGGFVSAGLADGFTATAARIGEEGAWGVWRISEQGREIVQQIIAEEGIDCDYRENGTIGLILGEDELDVKHASVDELAAHGVSIEALDRKSLQELIQTPLADEIAGGVFHPQNALVHSARYLAGVGAAAQRRGARFCRANVTQLKPDGDGTLVVTEQGTVRARHVVVGVNAWTDELVPGLKGLVVPVRGQILSYEPIPTTFTTGVGVAVTPTGEYWQQALDGSIVIGGCRDDAPNKDVGVRDTIPTPDVISRIADVIPRLFPQLNGLKIERSWAGLMAFTADYLPVAGEAPGLPNVFVAGGFCGHGMPFGPRLGQLFTEAITSGTTPDALFPLRADRPTLTPVVSTVFEAVE
- a CDS encoding DinB family protein, which encodes MTTAEPARNLLAITPVKANDATIARWLGAIENSRRRTLDLLCDINPVAIDWQRDGENTIGTLLYHIAAIEADWLYCEVLTQPFPEDVVALFPWDVRDAAGRLSHVAGRSIDEHVELLAAIRTRLLAAFQPMTLSDFQTLRVLPDYDVSPEWVLHHLMQHEAEHRGQIDLTLTAFAADVGQQ
- a CDS encoding pyridoxal-phosphate dependent enzyme is translated as MRWTLDDISTARDRLRGVAARSPLLRLHESDSIWIKLEMLQPIGSFKIRGAYNAIAARMERGALDEVTTLSAGNMSQAVAWSARRLGLRSTAIMPADAPEMKKAATRGYGAQIELISRSEIMTAMQDGRFNDRPGFIHPFNDPLVAAGNGTIGLEILEDLPDVETVIVPVGGGGLVLGIASAIKETLPDVKIFGVQPVGGSALAISLAAGEPRTTPYETFVDGAGAPFVAADSFPDFQRLLAGCLTVTDNETKAAIARLATRNKLLTEGAGALAVAAALALPEEQRGKTVCILSGGSIDPALVADILRDYA